A genome region from Camelina sativa cultivar DH55 chromosome 10, Cs, whole genome shotgun sequence includes the following:
- the LOC104717760 gene encoding putative respiratory burst oxidase homolog protein G, producing the protein MERVSFELPDYHHSDREAEKSSDVVPLTNENLEMENLRNTAVDEESSVKEDTELMTQKRNGRVKLTNKLKRLKSSVFGESKPTGLDRSKSTAGRALKGLKFISKTDGDAGWSAVEKRFLKITATTGGLLLRSKFGECIGMNSKDFALVLFDALARRQGVTGDVIDMDHLKEFWEQISDQNFDSRLMTFFDMMDKNANGRLTEDEVREIINLSSSANHLSSIQKKTDEYAAMIMEELDPDHMGYIMVDSLKRLLLQAETQSVSTISEDKKELSDMLSESLKPTRDPNPLRRWYRRLRFFILDGWQRMWVIALWLTIMAILFTYKYIQYKNRAVYEVLGHCVCLAKGAAETLKLNMALILLPVCRNTITWLRNKTRFGVFVPFDDNINFHKVIAVGITVGVVIHAVAHLACDFPRLIAATPEEYMPLGKFFGEEQPKRYMHYVKSTEGITGLVMVLLMVIAFTLALPWFRRGKLEKRLPGPLKKIASFNAFWYTHHLFVVVYILLVLHGYYLYLSKEWYKKTTWMYLAVPVALYACERLIRAFRSSIRTVKVLRVAAYPGKVLTLQMSKPKNFKYMSGQYMFVNCPAVSPFEWHPFSITSTPQEDFLSVHIKSLGDWTEAIQGVFSEVSKPSPVGDTLHGANSPGFPKIMLDGPYGAPAQDYKKYEVVLLIGLGIGATPMISIIKDIINNTETKEQLSRMEKGSQQEPHVKKETFKTQRAYFYWVTKEEGTFDWFKNIMNEIAERDKSKVIELHNHCTSVYEEGDVRSALIRMLQSLNYAKNGLDIVAGTRVMSHFARPNWKNVYKQIAMDHPGANVGVFYCGAPVLTKELRHLALEFTHKTNTRFSFHKENF; encoded by the exons ATGGAGAGAGTGAGCTTTGAATTACCGGACTATCATCACTCAGACAGAGAGGCTGAGAAGAGCAGCGATGTAGTTCCGTTGACCAACGAAAACCTGGAGATGGAAAACCTTAGAAACACGGCGGTGGATGAAGAATCGAGCGTGAAGGAAGATACGGAGCTGATGACGCAGAAACGAAACGGTCGGGTGAAACTTACTAACAAGCTCAAACGCTTGAAATCATCTGTCTTTGGAGAAAGCAAGCCAACTGGCTTGGACCGTTCAAAGTCAACGGCTGGTCGGGCTTTGAAAGGGCTCAAGTTCATCAGTAAGACCGACGGTGACGCTGGCTGGAGTGCCGTGGAGAAGCGGTTTCTTAAGATCACGGCCACCACTGGTGGATTGCTACTTCGGTCAAAATTTGGTGAATGCATag GGATGAACTCAAAGGACTTTGCTTTGGTATTGTTCGATGCATTAGCTAGAAGACAGGGTGTGACAGGGGATGTGATTGATATGGACCACTTGAAGGAATTTTGGGAACAAATAAGTGACCAAAATTTTGATTCCAGGCTTATGACATTTTTTGACAT GATGGATAAAAACGCCAATGGTAGACTGACGGAAGACGAAGTTAGAGAG ATCATCAACCTTAGTTCATCTGCCAACCATCTGTCATCTATCCAGAAAAAGACTGATGAATATGCAGCAATGATCATGGAAGAGCTTGACCCTGATCATATGGGGTACATCATG GTGGACAGTCTTAAGAGATTGCTTCTACAAGCGGAAACACAATCTGTAAGCACAATTAGTGAAGACAAAAAGGAACTGAGCGACATGTTAAGTGAGAGTCTCAAGCCTACGCGTGACCCTAATCCGTTGAGGAGATGGTATCGTCGACTTAGATTTTTCATACTGGATGGCTGGCAAAGAATGTGGGTGATCGCGCTATGGCTCACCATTATGGCCATCCTCTTCACGTACAAGTATATCCAGTACAAGAATCGAGCTGTGTATGAGGTGTTGGGGCATTGTGTGTGCTTGGCCAAAGGTGCAGCAGAGACGCTGAAGCTAAACATGGCCTTGATTTTGTTACCTGTATGCAGAAACACTATCACGTGGCTTAGAAATAAGACTAGGTTTGGTGTTTTTGTCCCTTTTGATGACAACATCAATTTTCATAAG GTTATAGCGGTGGGAATTACGGTAGGAGTAGTCATACACGCCGTGGCCCATTTGGCTTGCGATTTTCCACGGCTAATCGCGGCAACTCCCGAAGAATACATGCCTCTCGGAAAGTTCTTCGGGGAGGAGCAACCGAAGAGATACATGCATTATGTGAAGTCAACAGAAGGAATAACAGGACTCGTAATGGTTCTCTTGATGGTTATTGCTTTTACACTGGCTCTGCCTTGGTTTAGGCGGGGGAAGCTAGAAAAAAGGCTTCCTGGGCCACTTAAGAAAATCGCGAGCTTCAATGCCTTCTGGTACACTCACCATTTGTTCGTTGTAGTCTACATTCTCCTTGTCCTTCACGGATACTACTTGTACCTCAGTAAGGAATGGTACAAGAAAACG ACGTGGATGTACTTGGCAGTACCAGTAGCTCTCTATGCATGCGAGAGATTAATACGAGCATTCAGGTCCAGCATCAGGACAGTAAAAGTTCTTAGGGTAGCGGCTTATCCTGGAAAAGTATTGACTTTGCAAATGTCAAAGcctaaaaatttcaaatacatGAGCGGTCAATACATGTTTGTAAACTGTCCAGCAGTCTCACCGTTTGAGTG GCATCCATTTTCAATAACTTCTACACCACAAGAGGACTTTCTGAGCGTTCATATAAAATCACTAGGAGATTGGACAGAGGCTATCCAAGGAGTCTTCTCCGAG GTGTCTAAGCCATCTCCGGTCGGAGACACATTGCATGGTGCAAATAGTCCCGG TTTCCCCAAAATCATGCTTGATGGTCCGTACGGCGCACCAGCTCAAGACTACAAGAAGTACGAGGTGGTTTTGCTGATCGGCCTTGGCATTGGAGCCACCCCGATGATCAGCATTATCAAGGATATTATCAACAATACGGAGACCAAAGAACAGCTCAGCCGAATGGAGAAGGGATCGCAACAGGAGCCACACGTTAAGAAAGAAACTTTCAAAACGCAAAGGGCTTACTTCTACTGGGTAACAAAGGAGGAGGGCACGTTTGATTGGTTCAAAAACATCATGAACGAAATCGCGGAACGGGACAAAAGCAAAGTCATAGAACTACACAATCATTGCACTAGTGTTTACGAAGAAGGAGACGTTCGTTCCGCGCTCATAAGGATGCTTCAGTCTCTAAACTATGCCAAGAATGGTTTAGACATTGTTGCTGGGACAAGGGTCATGTCCCATTTCGCCAGACCTAACTGGAAAAACGTCTACAAACAGATAGCTATGGATCACCCTGGCGCTAATGTTG GAGTGTTCTATTGTGGAGCACCGGTATTGACAAAGGAATTAAGGCATCTAGCGTTGGAATTCACACACAAGACAAATACAAGATTCTCCTTCCACAAAGAGAACTTCTAA
- the LOC104717761 gene encoding magnesium protoporphyrin IX methyltransferase, chloroplastic, which produces MPFTPSLLSPSSSVAQFLPRFPNATKFNVTPRSRAATVVAASVTDLAGVDSTTIAVLGGGSVAALAAMVSLTDPERRRKLQAEEVGGGDKEVVREYFNSTGFERWRKIYGDTDEVNRVQKDIRLGHAKTVENTMLMLTEDRSLAGVTVCDAGCGTGLLSIPLAKEGAIVSASDISAAMVAEAEMKAKSQLPPGNIPRFEVNDLESLSGKYDTVVCLDVLIHYPQNKADGMIAHLASLAEKRVILSFAPKTFYYDILKRIGELFPGPSKATRAYLHSEADVERALRKVGWKISKRGLTTTQFYFSRLIEAVPM; this is translated from the exons ATGCCGTTTACTCCGTCCTTGTTGTCACCGTCTTCCTCAGTCGCTCAGTTTCTTCCCAGATTCCCCAACGCAACTAAGTTCAATGTAACTCCCCGGAGCAGAGCCGCCACCGTCGTCGCGGCATCCGTCACCGACCTAGCCGGCGTAGACAGCACAACAATCGCCGTACTAGGAGGCGGATCCGTAGCAGCACTCGCGGCGATGGTTTCCTTGACGGATCCGGAGAGGAGGCGGAAATTGCAGGCGGAGGAAGTTGGAGGAGGCGACAAGGAGGTCGTGAGGGAGTATTTCAATAGCACCGGGTTCGAGAGGTGGAGGAAGATATACGGCGATACTGATGAAGTGAATCGTGTTCAGAAGGATATCCGACTCGGCCACGCTAAGACGGTGGAGAACACGATGCTTATGCTTACGGAAGATAGATCTTTAGCCGGTGTTACGGTTTGCGACGCCGGTTGCGGAACCGGTTTGCTCTCGATTCCTTTAGCTAAGGAAGGAGCTATCGTCTCTGCTTCCGATATCTCTGCTGCTATGGTTGCCGAAGCTGAGATGAAG GCAAAGTCACAACTACCACCAGGGAATATACCGAGATTTGAAGTGAATGATTTAGAGAGCTTAAGTGGGAAGTATGATACAGTTGTATGCCTCGACGTGCTGATACATTATCCGCAGAACAAAGCTGATGGAATGATTGCGCACCTTGCTTCTTTAGCAGAGAAGAGAGTGATTCTTAGTTTTGCTCCAAAGACTTTTTACTATGATATTTTGAAGAGAATTGGAGAGCTTTTCCCAGGGCCATCAAAGGCCACAAGAGCTTATCTACACTCTGAGGCGGATGTGGAAAGAGCTTTGCGTAAGGTCGGCTGGAAAATCAGCAAGAGAGGACTCACTACTACTCAGTTCTACTTCTCTAGGCTTATTGAAGCTGTTCCAATGTAG